The following coding sequences are from one Salvelinus namaycush isolate Seneca chromosome 23, SaNama_1.0, whole genome shotgun sequence window:
- the scn3b gene encoding sodium channel subunit beta-3 isoform X1 codes for MRTRIRVILHSLLFLVLVVQVSRPVCVNVPSETEAVVGNPMKLTCISCMKREEVSAETRVDWYYIPPDEEPIPIYLFDGHPRELEGPWRGRLVWNGSKDLQELSISILNVTMNDTGTYNCKVFRQFEFDSYSNSVTKTLVINLVVREEASDDTTALYSEIMMYVLLVFLTCWLLVEMVYCYRKISKSDEQAQDTATNYLAIPSENKDNLNVPVTE; via the exons ATGAGAACTCGAATCAGGGTTATATTGCATTCTCTATTATTTTTGGTTTTAGTAG TGCAGGTGAGCAGGCCAGTATGTGTGAACGTGCCCTCGGAAACAGAGGCAGTCGTTGGGAACCCAATGAAACTGACCTGCATCTCCTGTATGAAGAGAGAGGAGGTCAGCGCGGAGACACGCGTTGACTGGTACTACATCCCACCTGACGAAGAACCCATCCCT ATCTACCTGTTTGATGGGCACCCCAGGGAGCTGGAGGGGCCTTGGCGTGGTCGCCTGGTGTGGAATGGAAGTAAAGACCTGCAGGAACTCTCCATCAGTATCCTCAACGTCACAATGAACGACACGGGCACCTACAATTGTAAGGTGTTCCGACAGTTTGAGTTTGACTCCTACTCGAACTCGGTTACCAAAACCCTGGTGATCAACCTGGTGGTCAGAGAGGAAG CCAGTGACGACACCACTGCCCTGTACTCAGAGATCATGATGTACGTCCTGCTGGTCTTCCTCACCTGCTGGCTCCTGGTGGAGATGGTATATTGCTACAGGAAGATCTCCAAGTCAGACGAGCAGGCCCAGGACACCGC
- the scn3b gene encoding sodium channel subunit beta-3 isoform X2, whose product MRTRIRVILHSLLFLVLVVQVSRPVCVNVPSETEAVVGNPMKLTCISCMKREEVSAETRVDWYYIPPDEEPIPIYLFDGHPRELEGPWRGRLVWNGSKDLQELSISILNVTMNDTGTYNCKVFRQFEFDSYSNSVTKTLVINLVVREEASDDTTALYSEIMMYVLLVFLTCWLLVEMVYCYRKISKSDEQAQDTAY is encoded by the exons ATGAGAACTCGAATCAGGGTTATATTGCATTCTCTATTATTTTTGGTTTTAGTAG TGCAGGTGAGCAGGCCAGTATGTGTGAACGTGCCCTCGGAAACAGAGGCAGTCGTTGGGAACCCAATGAAACTGACCTGCATCTCCTGTATGAAGAGAGAGGAGGTCAGCGCGGAGACACGCGTTGACTGGTACTACATCCCACCTGACGAAGAACCCATCCCT ATCTACCTGTTTGATGGGCACCCCAGGGAGCTGGAGGGGCCTTGGCGTGGTCGCCTGGTGTGGAATGGAAGTAAAGACCTGCAGGAACTCTCCATCAGTATCCTCAACGTCACAATGAACGACACGGGCACCTACAATTGTAAGGTGTTCCGACAGTTTGAGTTTGACTCCTACTCGAACTCGGTTACCAAAACCCTGGTGATCAACCTGGTGGTCAGAGAGGAAG CCAGTGACGACACCACTGCCCTGTACTCAGAGATCATGATGTACGTCCTGCTGGTCTTCCTCACCTGCTGGCTCCTGGTGGAGATGGTATATTGCTACAGGAAGATCTCCAAGTCAGACGAGCAGGCCCAGGACACCGC